A region from the Candidatus Electrothrix scaldis genome encodes:
- a CDS encoding 3' terminal RNA ribose 2'-O-methyltransferase Hen1 → MLLTITTTHTPATDLGFLLHKHPDKVQAVDLAIGKAHIFYPEASEEKTTAALLLDVDPIELVRGARNLAGKGFSLGQYVNDRPYVASSFLSVALSKAFSTAMNGRCSAKPELVDQPMPFHVRLSVLPAPRGGALLIKKMFEPLGYRVELKQHILDDQFTEWGKSRYFTLDLFHTITLHELLSHLYVLIPALDNDKHYFVNQDEIDKLLAKGQGWLAAHPEKEQITRRYLINLGSLSRQALKRLTEEEEEQEQEITTEEKERQDTLNQKRIRTVLEELKKTEAKTVLDLGCGEGKLIRALLKEKQFVKITGTDISYTTLCKAKERLHWDQMAPKQQERLEIFQGSLLYRDKRFASYDAAVVMEVIEHLDANRLQDFERVVFACATPQTVLLTTPNREYNVLFEGMEPGTLRHPDHRFEWTRQEFETWAQKTAKRYNYTVEFRQIGEIDEKIGGPTQMGIFTHGN, encoded by the coding sequence ATGCTCCTCACAATAACAACCACGCATACTCCGGCAACAGATCTCGGTTTTCTTCTGCATAAGCATCCAGATAAAGTCCAAGCTGTTGACCTAGCCATAGGCAAGGCGCATATTTTCTACCCTGAGGCTTCAGAAGAGAAAACAACAGCTGCCCTGCTCCTGGATGTTGATCCGATTGAGTTAGTGCGAGGAGCAAGAAATCTCGCAGGAAAAGGTTTTTCTCTTGGGCAGTACGTTAACGACCGCCCTTATGTGGCCTCCTCTTTTTTGAGTGTTGCTCTATCCAAGGCCTTTTCAACGGCTATGAACGGCAGGTGTTCGGCAAAACCGGAACTGGTTGACCAACCCATGCCGTTTCATGTCAGGCTCTCCGTACTTCCTGCACCGCGAGGAGGTGCCCTCCTCATTAAAAAAATGTTTGAGCCCTTGGGATACCGCGTCGAACTAAAGCAACATATTTTAGATGATCAATTTACCGAATGGGGCAAGAGTCGCTACTTCACCCTTGATCTCTTTCATACCATTACGCTGCATGAACTGCTTTCCCACCTCTATGTCCTTATTCCGGCCTTAGACAATGACAAACATTATTTTGTCAATCAGGATGAAATTGATAAGCTGCTGGCCAAAGGCCAAGGGTGGCTGGCAGCGCATCCCGAAAAAGAACAAATAACCAGGCGCTATCTCATTAACCTCGGTTCTCTCTCCCGACAGGCCCTGAAACGTCTTACTGAAGAAGAAGAAGAGCAGGAACAGGAAATAACAACGGAGGAAAAGGAACGCCAAGATACCCTCAATCAAAAAAGAATCCGCACTGTTCTGGAAGAACTCAAAAAAACAGAAGCGAAAACAGTATTGGACCTCGGCTGCGGAGAGGGAAAGCTGATCCGTGCTTTACTCAAAGAGAAACAATTCGTCAAGATCACCGGCACAGATATCTCCTATACAACATTATGCAAGGCGAAAGAACGCCTACATTGGGACCAAATGGCCCCAAAACAACAGGAGCGCCTTGAGATCTTCCAGGGCTCACTTCTCTATCGAGACAAGCGATTTGCCAGTTACGATGCAGCTGTGGTTATGGAGGTTATAGAGCACCTGGATGCAAACAGGCTTCAGGATTTTGAACGTGTCGTCTTTGCCTGCGCTACTCCGCAAACGGTCCTCTTGACCACACCAAACAGAGAATATAATGTCCTTTTTGAAGGGATGGAACCGGGAACCTTACGCCACCCTGACCACCGTTTTGAATGGACCCGACAGGAGTTTGAGACATGGGCACAAAAAACCGCCAAGCGGTATAACTATACGGTGGAATTTCGACAGATCGGAGAAATTGACGAGAAAATAGGAGGACCAACGCAGATGGGGATCTTTACACATGGAAATTAA
- a CDS encoding metallophosphoesterase, translated as MADPFRKKLVPINTLQNIRGVDLPIGLTFVQLLVTGPPGSGKTYYINTIHGWPNEGYIDLTRKGWWKDKTLIYRPREVHLGLPFEGFPQALTVFDPDWLAAEKPLPLQLERIQLPPEGHRFLQSNWRQRYIFEFLLPKPDVIYQQRLGRKAEGYFPVDEVMTLDMIKRQVAVYQEVVLYLHRVRMQVYIREALEQPPLCIVEEGEPGIPAWATATSGPRPSLTTLDGWKWLILRRDPSNWLTITDQWQKISKESRVSFDGNPFELKLGERILRFYPELPLGVRRKYLRRNWLVTDPRTYGMQLCGFTRLCPGDTVMVGRANEEYQNIFHFEQDVAERHLTLSNSKGDIIITPLTEKRSVEIILVQDSERIDRVTERRYQALRTVRRIYGGDITPLPPDQALALIREVNTILEQEAYRPENNQGQPGGLIEFPKTLLPIIIGDLHAQVDNFLKIITENRFLAGLETDTAAVIILGDAVHSEVDGEMEDMDTSILMMDLILHFKQHFPKNFFYLKGNHDSFSESISKAGISQGILMRRRLLELRGQEYVEEMERFYDLLAYVVCSDSFIACHAGPSGKKVTRTKLINIHNHPKIQNDLINSRLKRPHYLAGYSKGDVKQFRKHMGLSKHTPFIVGHTPIDPSGGVWRNVADIKGHHIIFSGHADGPSLFIEVNSKMIPISYPSEPLIKLIGKIDDTDER; from the coding sequence ATGGCGGATCCGTTTAGAAAAAAGTTGGTACCAATCAACACCCTGCAAAATATTCGTGGGGTGGATCTTCCCATCGGCCTGACCTTTGTCCAGCTGCTGGTTACCGGCCCACCAGGGTCTGGAAAGACCTACTATATCAACACAATTCATGGGTGGCCCAATGAGGGATATATCGACCTGACCCGTAAGGGCTGGTGGAAAGACAAAACCCTTATCTACCGCCCCCGTGAAGTGCATCTCGGTCTCCCCTTTGAGGGCTTTCCCCAGGCCCTGACCGTATTTGACCCGGATTGGCTCGCAGCAGAAAAACCACTCCCCCTGCAACTGGAACGGATTCAGCTTCCACCCGAAGGACATCGTTTTTTGCAAAGCAACTGGCGACAGCGCTATATCTTTGAATTCCTCCTCCCCAAACCGGATGTCATTTATCAACAACGCCTGGGACGTAAGGCAGAAGGCTATTTCCCGGTGGATGAGGTCATGACCCTTGATATGATCAAGCGACAGGTGGCTGTGTATCAGGAAGTCGTGCTCTACCTGCACAGGGTAAGAATGCAGGTCTATATTCGTGAAGCCCTGGAGCAACCACCCCTGTGCATTGTGGAAGAAGGCGAGCCTGGGATTCCGGCCTGGGCCACAGCCACCTCCGGTCCCCGGCCGAGCCTGACCACCCTGGATGGCTGGAAATGGCTCATCCTGCGCCGAGATCCCAGCAATTGGTTGACCATCACTGATCAGTGGCAAAAGATCAGCAAAGAAAGTCGGGTCTCCTTTGATGGCAATCCCTTTGAGCTCAAGCTTGGTGAGCGCATCCTACGCTTCTACCCAGAATTACCCTTAGGGGTACGGCGGAAATATCTCCGTCGAAACTGGTTGGTCACCGACCCGAGGACCTATGGCATGCAGCTCTGTGGTTTCACCAGGCTCTGTCCGGGCGACACCGTCATGGTGGGCCGTGCCAATGAGGAGTACCAAAACATCTTTCATTTTGAGCAGGACGTTGCTGAACGCCATCTGACGCTCAGCAACAGCAAAGGCGACATCATCATCACGCCCCTGACGGAAAAGCGCTCAGTAGAAATCATCCTGGTACAGGATAGCGAACGGATTGATCGGGTTACAGAGCGCCGGTACCAGGCCCTGCGAACTGTACGGCGCATCTACGGTGGAGACATCACCCCCTTACCTCCAGACCAGGCCCTTGCTCTCATTAGGGAGGTCAACACCATCCTGGAGCAAGAGGCCTACCGACCGGAGAATAACCAAGGACAACCCGGTGGCTTGATAGAATTCCCCAAAACCCTCCTCCCGATCATTATTGGCGACCTGCATGCCCAGGTAGATAATTTTCTCAAGATTATCACGGAAAACAGATTCCTGGCAGGACTGGAAACAGATACGGCCGCTGTCATCATACTCGGCGATGCAGTCCATTCTGAGGTAGACGGTGAGATGGAAGATATGGATACATCCATCCTGATGATGGATCTGATCTTACATTTCAAGCAGCATTTCCCCAAGAATTTCTTTTATCTCAAGGGAAACCATGACTCGTTTTCAGAAAGTATCAGCAAAGCAGGTATCTCCCAGGGCATATTAATGCGCCGACGCCTCCTGGAGCTGCGAGGGCAGGAATATGTGGAAGAAATGGAGCGTTTTTACGACCTGCTTGCCTATGTCGTCTGTTCTGATTCTTTTATCGCCTGTCATGCTGGCCCGAGCGGAAAAAAAGTTACCCGAACAAAACTGATCAATATCCATAATCATCCCAAGATACAGAATGACCTCATCAATAGCCGTTTGAAACGTCCCCATTATCTGGCTGGATACTCCAAGGGCGATGTCAAGCAATTCCGAAAACACATGGGGCTGAGTAAACACACTCCTTTTATTGTCGGCCATACCCCTATAGATCCATCTGGGGGCGTTTGGCGAAATGTTGCAGACATCAAAGGACATCATATTATTTTTAGCGGTCATGCAGATGGCCCGAGTCTGTTTATCGAGGTCAACAGCAAAATGATCCCGATCAGTTACCCATCTGAACCCCTAATAAAGCTTATAGGAAAAATTGACGACACCGATGAGAGATAA
- a CDS encoding polynucleotide kinase-phosphatase, with protein sequence MEINIPELSLVLLIGASGSGKSSFALKHFSPYEVVSSDNCRGIVSNDENSQEATTDAFDLVHYIIEKRLKNGLLTVVDATNVQMTARKSLIQLARKYHTLPTAIVLDLPKKVCEARNTIRPDRNFGSHVIRQQQNQLKRSLKGLKREGFRKIYVLRSEEEIERITGIAREKLYSNKQDITGPFDLIGDIHGCYDELIDLLHNLGYTIHPVADDGRNFGIRVNCPGERKIVFLGDLVDRGPNSPAVLKLVMNMVAAGTAFCVPGNHDMKLQKKLSGKNVKVRYGLEETLEQLSQESPEFSARVKEFLYSLVSHYVFDGGKLVVAHAGLKEEMQGRGSAAVRSFCQYGETTGETDEFGLPVRYNWAAEYRGKAKVVYGHTPIPTPEWLNRTIDIDTGCVFGGSLTALRYPEADLISVPAKKTYCEPIRPLHQNQTELSQQQEYDDLLDIDDVIGKRIVQTRLRNNITLQEENSIAALEVMSRFAVNPKWLIYLPPTMSPCETSNLPQFLEHPEEALGYYRNQGIERVVCEEKHMGSRAVLILCRDNAAAQKHFGVTNGRIGVCYTRTGRNFFTNPEMEQAFLRRIVQACDTSGFWKKHQTEWVCLDTELMPWSAKAQALLKEQYASVGTAASHALSDVENILKKAAARNLDGAQLLYDKFHSKQASIEKYRAAYRQYCWDVTSIEDYKLAPFHILATEGSVHVDKDHTWHMENIKELCQADEQLLRITPYQVIETQDERCVQQAIAWWLDLTERGGEGMVVKPYDFISYGKQGLVQPAVKCRGREYLRIIYGPEYDHPANLSRLKKRGLSRKRSLALREFALGIEGLERLMKKEPLRRIHESVFGVLALESEAVDPRL encoded by the coding sequence ATGGAAATTAACATACCAGAACTCTCCTTAGTTCTGCTTATTGGTGCCTCCGGGTCAGGCAAGAGCAGCTTTGCCCTAAAACATTTCTCACCTTATGAGGTTGTTTCTTCGGATAATTGCCGAGGGATTGTCTCTAACGATGAAAATAGCCAGGAAGCGACTACAGATGCCTTTGATCTTGTCCATTATATCATAGAAAAAAGACTTAAGAACGGACTGTTGACAGTAGTGGATGCCACCAACGTCCAGATGACTGCCCGGAAAAGTCTTATTCAGCTGGCCAGAAAATACCATACTCTTCCCACAGCCATTGTCCTTGACCTACCGAAAAAAGTATGTGAAGCACGAAATACCATCCGACCAGACCGCAATTTTGGCAGCCACGTTATCCGCCAACAGCAGAATCAGCTCAAACGCTCTCTCAAAGGTCTGAAACGGGAAGGGTTCAGAAAAATCTATGTCCTGAGGTCAGAAGAAGAAATAGAGCGTATCACAGGAATTGCCAGAGAAAAGCTCTACAGCAACAAGCAAGATATTACGGGCCCCTTCGACCTGATCGGAGATATCCACGGATGCTACGATGAGCTTATCGACTTGCTCCACAACTTGGGCTATACCATACACCCCGTTGCTGATGACGGTCGCAACTTCGGTATCCGAGTGAATTGTCCTGGAGAACGTAAGATCGTCTTCCTTGGAGATTTAGTTGACCGAGGCCCTAATTCTCCTGCTGTTCTCAAACTGGTGATGAACATGGTTGCGGCTGGAACGGCCTTTTGCGTTCCAGGCAACCATGATATGAAACTTCAGAAAAAACTCAGTGGCAAAAACGTAAAAGTCAGATACGGCCTTGAGGAAACCCTTGAACAGCTGAGCCAGGAATCGCCTGAATTTAGTGCGCGGGTCAAAGAATTTCTGTACAGTTTGGTCAGCCATTATGTCTTTGATGGAGGGAAATTGGTTGTTGCCCATGCAGGGCTGAAAGAGGAGATGCAAGGACGGGGATCAGCGGCCGTGCGCTCTTTCTGCCAGTATGGGGAGACCACAGGAGAGACTGATGAATTTGGTCTACCGGTTCGATATAACTGGGCAGCTGAATACCGGGGTAAGGCCAAGGTCGTGTACGGACACACACCAATACCGACTCCTGAGTGGCTTAACAGAACCATTGATATCGATACAGGCTGTGTCTTCGGGGGAAGCCTGACGGCCTTGCGCTACCCCGAAGCAGACCTGATCTCTGTTCCGGCGAAGAAAACTTATTGCGAACCAATTCGTCCTCTGCACCAAAACCAGACGGAGTTAAGCCAGCAACAGGAATACGACGACCTTCTCGATATTGACGACGTAATCGGTAAACGCATTGTCCAAACTCGATTACGAAATAACATCACGTTACAGGAGGAAAATTCCATTGCCGCTCTGGAGGTGATGAGTCGCTTTGCAGTCAATCCCAAATGGCTTATTTATCTGCCACCGACTATGTCCCCTTGCGAAACCAGCAACCTACCCCAGTTCCTGGAGCACCCAGAAGAAGCTCTCGGGTACTATCGAAATCAGGGGATTGAACGGGTCGTGTGCGAAGAAAAACATATGGGCTCACGGGCAGTCCTGATACTCTGCCGAGATAACGCTGCGGCACAAAAACATTTCGGCGTGACAAATGGAAGAATTGGGGTTTGCTATACACGAACAGGGCGGAACTTTTTCACTAATCCTGAGATGGAGCAGGCATTCCTCCGCCGTATTGTCCAAGCATGTGACACTTCAGGCTTCTGGAAAAAACATCAGACAGAATGGGTTTGCCTGGACACGGAGCTCATGCCGTGGTCTGCCAAGGCACAGGCCTTGCTCAAAGAGCAATATGCATCTGTGGGAACGGCAGCCTCACATGCCTTGTCCGATGTTGAAAACATTCTGAAAAAAGCTGCTGCCCGAAATCTTGACGGGGCCCAACTCCTTTACGACAAATTTCATAGCAAACAGGCCTCTATTGAAAAATACAGAGCAGCGTATAGACAATATTGCTGGGATGTTACTTCGATTGAGGATTACAAACTGGCTCCTTTTCATATTCTCGCCACTGAAGGCTCTGTACATGTCGATAAAGACCATACTTGGCATATGGAGAATATTAAAGAACTCTGCCAAGCGGACGAGCAACTATTGCGGATCACTCCGTATCAGGTTATCGAGACCCAAGATGAACGCTGTGTACAACAGGCCATTGCTTGGTGGTTAGACCTCACAGAAAGGGGTGGTGAAGGAATGGTAGTCAAACCCTATGATTTTATCTCCTACGGCAAACAAGGCTTGGTACAGCCCGCAGTTAAGTGCAGAGGGCGTGAATACCTGCGCATCATCTACGGTCCTGAATACGATCACCCAGCAAACCTTTCTCGCTTGAAAAAAAGAGGACTGTCGAGAAAACGTTCTCTGGCCTTACGGGAATTTGCTCTTGGCATTGAGGGGCTTGAACGCCTTATGAAAAAAGAGCCCTTGCGACGGATCCATGAAAGTGTATTCGGCGTCCTAGCTCTGGAGAGCGAAGCAGTTGATCCGAGGCTGTAG
- a CDS encoding inorganic phosphate transporter: MEIIAAYGTILIILAMIFGLYMTWGVGANDLANAMGTSVGAGAVTVKQAIGIAIIFEFAGAVLAGGNVTKTIRKGIIDPSSIVDKPEILVYGMLAALLAAAIWLMVASAKGWPVSTTHSIVGALVGFALVGIGPDAVNWSKIGTIIASWVISPAVGGTISFILVMSTRKLIFDTENPLKNAKKYAPVYIFLVGFIISLVTLFKGLKHLHVNLTAGQSFAAAVVIGILTALLGWSLVRKVAEDPAADRDFHFASVEKVFTPMMLFTACSMAFAHGSNDVANGIGPLAAVVSIVSSGGEVMQKSEMPLWILLLGGGGIVAGLVTLGYRVMLTVGTKITELTPSRGFCAELAAASTVVLASRTGLPVSTTHILVGSVLGVGLARGIGALDLRVVLNIIISWLVTLPVGAILAMIFFFILKGIFG; the protein is encoded by the coding sequence ATGGAAATAATAGCGGCCTACGGAACAATTTTGATCATCCTGGCGATGATCTTCGGCCTGTATATGACCTGGGGGGTCGGGGCCAATGACCTGGCCAATGCTATGGGAACCTCAGTGGGGGCTGGAGCAGTCACGGTCAAACAGGCAATCGGCATTGCCATTATCTTTGAATTTGCCGGTGCGGTTTTGGCTGGAGGGAATGTCACCAAGACCATCCGCAAGGGGATTATTGACCCGAGCAGTATCGTGGACAAACCGGAGATCCTGGTCTACGGCATGCTGGCAGCCCTGTTGGCTGCCGCGATTTGGCTCATGGTTGCCTCAGCAAAGGGATGGCCGGTTTCCACCACCCACTCCATCGTAGGAGCCTTAGTAGGCTTTGCCCTGGTTGGTATCGGACCTGATGCTGTCAACTGGTCAAAGATCGGGACAATCATTGCCAGCTGGGTCATCTCTCCGGCAGTGGGCGGGACCATCTCCTTTATCCTGGTCATGAGTACCCGCAAGCTCATTTTCGACACAGAAAATCCGCTAAAGAATGCCAAAAAATATGCCCCAGTCTACATCTTTCTTGTAGGCTTTATCATCTCCCTCGTAACCCTGTTTAAAGGATTGAAGCATCTCCACGTCAACTTGACTGCTGGCCAAAGCTTTGCCGCAGCCGTGGTCATCGGTATCCTCACGGCCCTGCTTGGTTGGTCCCTGGTGCGTAAGGTAGCAGAAGATCCGGCAGCAGACCGGGATTTCCATTTTGCCAGCGTGGAAAAAGTCTTCACGCCTATGATGCTCTTTACCGCTTGCTCAATGGCCTTTGCCCACGGTTCCAATGATGTGGCCAACGGTATAGGACCACTGGCTGCCGTGGTCAGTATTGTCTCTTCCGGTGGTGAGGTCATGCAAAAATCCGAAATGCCACTCTGGATCCTCCTCCTTGGTGGCGGCGGTATCGTGGCTGGCCTGGTCACCCTGGGCTATCGGGTTATGCTCACCGTGGGCACCAAGATCACTGAGCTCACCCCTTCCCGTGGTTTCTGTGCTGAGTTGGCTGCTGCCTCCACCGTAGTGCTGGCCTCCCGGACCGGCCTGCCTGTTTCCACTACCCATATCCTGGTTGGTTCAGTACTTGGTGTTGGACTGGCCCGTGGCATAGGGGCACTGGACCTGCGGGTGGTACTGAACATCATCATCTCCTGGCTGGTGACCCTACCTGTAGGAGCGATTCTGGCGATGATCTTTTTCTTCATCCTCAAAGGGATATTCGGTTAA
- a CDS encoding DUF1566 domain-containing protein has product MKKVQVLVFIMNVLLCSFVLPALGEARPGPQNGPPPEAYTACEGKKRGDTAEFTSPFGHVITGTCVAERRRLFLRPDSPPDRRGEARQDVRRGSRRDERQGQGQVVVTPSPQGKPGKYPVVDTGVKTFYGNRSIISAPKRGQRFYGQDARYKGRQPAYRDNRDGTVTDEVTGLMWEKDMGKKMTWAQGMVKARKSTLAGYTDWRVPTIKELYSLILFTGRHGGRRGEDTVPYINTRYFKQPLGNRSAGERIIDAQTWSATRYTGRGMGGGASIFGVNFIDGRIKAYPERHPRSGEEKKLYVRLVRGNKEYGKNLFQDNGDGTISDLATGLMWQQTDDGKARDWEDSLSYAEGLRLAGYTDWRLPNAKELQSIVDYNRSPVATSSPAIDPLFQTSRISAPDGQLQYPYFWTSTNHQGGRRYYEHAVYIAFGRALGDMHGGIIDVHGAGAQRSDPKTGAPDDYPSYFGPQGDMRVVFNYVRCVRNIQ; this is encoded by the coding sequence ATGAAAAAGGTACAGGTTCTTGTCTTTATTATGAATGTGTTGCTCTGCTCTTTTGTCCTTCCTGCCTTGGGAGAAGCAAGGCCGGGGCCTCAGAATGGCCCGCCACCAGAGGCCTATACGGCCTGTGAGGGCAAGAAACGTGGAGATACTGCTGAGTTTACCAGCCCCTTTGGTCATGTCATCACTGGAACCTGCGTGGCAGAACGGCGACGGCTCTTTCTGCGTCCCGACTCTCCGCCTGATCGCAGAGGGGAAGCAAGACAGGATGTAAGGCGAGGCTCAAGGCGGGATGAGAGGCAAGGTCAGGGACAGGTTGTAGTAACACCCTCACCACAGGGGAAACCGGGGAAATATCCGGTGGTGGATACCGGTGTGAAGACCTTCTACGGTAATCGGTCTATTATTTCTGCTCCAAAACGTGGACAACGCTTTTACGGCCAGGATGCTCGGTACAAGGGTAGGCAGCCTGCGTACAGAGATAACAGAGACGGCACCGTGACCGATGAGGTGACCGGATTGATGTGGGAGAAAGATATGGGAAAAAAGATGACCTGGGCACAAGGGATGGTCAAAGCCCGAAAATCTACACTTGCTGGTTATACAGATTGGCGAGTGCCCACTATCAAAGAGCTCTACTCTCTTATTCTTTTTACTGGCAGGCACGGGGGAAGGAGAGGGGAGGATACGGTGCCCTATATCAATACCAGGTACTTCAAGCAACCCCTGGGGAATCGGAGTGCCGGAGAACGGATTATTGATGCCCAGACCTGGTCGGCTACCCGGTACACTGGAAGAGGTATGGGGGGAGGGGCGTCCATCTTTGGCGTTAATTTTATTGATGGTCGTATTAAGGCCTATCCAGAACGACATCCGCGCTCAGGAGAGGAAAAAAAACTCTATGTCCGGTTAGTGCGAGGGAACAAGGAGTACGGCAAAAACCTCTTTCAGGATAACGGAGACGGCACGATATCTGATTTAGCCACGGGCCTGATGTGGCAGCAGACTGATGACGGTAAGGCGCGGGACTGGGAAGATTCTCTTTCTTATGCTGAGGGACTGAGGCTGGCTGGTTATACGGACTGGCGCTTACCCAATGCCAAGGAGTTGCAGAGTATCGTGGACTATAATCGTTCTCCGGTAGCAACCTCTTCTCCAGCTATTGATCCTCTGTTTCAGACCTCCCGGATCAGTGCTCCAGACGGACAGCTACAATATCCCTATTTTTGGACCAGTACCAATCATCAGGGTGGAAGGCGTTATTATGAACACGCAGTGTACATCGCCTTTGGCAGGGCCTTAGGGGATATGCACGGCGGGATAATAGACGTACACGGGGCAGGTGCGCAACGCAGTGATCCCAAGACAGGTGCCCCAGATGATTATCCGAGCTATTTTGGACCGCAGGGCGATATGCGGGTGGTGTTTAACTATGTCCGTTGTGTGCGGAATATACAATGA
- a CDS encoding TIGR00153 family protein: protein MALKSISPLSGLLHKSPFKPIQEHMRTVFSCVSLLEPLFTALQAKDYAGVQKIAQQINELETAADKQKSTFRLNMPKTLFLPVDRRDLLKLLHDQDSLADNTEEISQILISRDMEVPEAIKDQLNVLLTNTLGICAEAKSIIEELDELVEVGFAGREHDKVISMIDNLRKSEHEIDQNLHRIRRSLFEVEDNLSPVSVIFWYKVIDLLGNMSDMAENMSDRLLLFLSK from the coding sequence ATGGCATTGAAATCGATCAGCCCCTTATCCGGGCTCCTGCACAAATCACCGTTTAAGCCGATTCAGGAACATATGCGGACGGTGTTCAGCTGTGTATCTTTGTTAGAACCGCTGTTCACGGCTCTACAGGCAAAGGATTATGCGGGCGTCCAAAAAATCGCTCAACAGATCAACGAACTGGAGACCGCAGCAGACAAGCAGAAAAGCACCTTTCGTCTTAACATGCCGAAAACATTGTTTCTCCCGGTTGATCGCCGGGATCTGCTCAAGCTCCTGCATGATCAGGACTCCCTGGCTGATAACACAGAAGAGATTAGTCAAATCCTGATCAGCCGCGACATGGAGGTACCAGAAGCCATCAAAGATCAGCTCAACGTCCTGCTCACGAATACCTTAGGTATCTGCGCTGAGGCCAAATCAATCATTGAAGAGTTGGATGAGTTGGTTGAAGTTGGCTTTGCAGGCAGGGAACATGATAAAGTTATCAGCATGATCGACAACCTACGAAAGAGTGAGCATGAGATTGATCAAAACCTGCACAGGATCCGCCGTAGCCTCTTTGAGGTGGAAGACAACCTTTCCCCAGTCTCAGTTATATTTTGGTATAAGGTTATAGATTTACTTGGCAACATGTCAGATATGGCTGAGAACATGTCAGATCGTTTACTGTTGTTCCTGTCAAAATAA